Part of the Campylobacter sp. MIT 99-7217 genome, AAATCGCTTTTGTTGGAAAATACATTGATCTAAAAGAAAGCTATAAAAGCTTAACAGAAGCGATTATTCATGCAGGAGCAGCCCTAGATACAAGGGTAAATTTAAAGTGGATTGATAGTGAAAAACTTGAAAGCTTAAATGAAGAAGAACAACTTAAAGATGTGAGCGGGATTTTGGTTGCTGGGGGCTTTGGGGTTCGTGGGATCGAAGGGAAAATCAAAGCTATTCAATACGCAAGAGAGCATAAAATCCCCTTTTTAGGAATTTGTCTTGGTATGCAACTTTGTTTGATCGAATTTGCAAGAAATGTCTTAAAGCTTAAGGACGCAAATTCAAGCGAATTTGATGAAAAATGTGAAAATCCTATCATTTACTTGATCGATGAATTTATGGATTCAAATGGCACAAAGCAAATCCGCACAAGAACAAGCCCACTTGGTGGAACTATGAGGCTTGGTGCTTATGAATGCAAGATCAAAGATCATACTCTTTTAAGTCAAATTTATGCAGGCAAAAAAAGTATCAAAGAAAGACATAGACACCGCTTTGAAGCCAATGTTAAATACAAAAAAGCCTTTGAGGAAAAAGGCTTGCTTATAAGTGGCGAAAGCAAGGGTTTGATAGAAGTTGTTGAGCTTAAGGAGCACCCATTTTTCCTTGGCGTGCAGTTTCACCCTGAATTTACTTCGCGTTTAGTTCATGTTAATCCTGTGATTTTATCATTTATAGAGGCAGCGTTAAAACATGCTCACCTTAAGTAAAAAAGATATATTTGAACTTTTGCAAAAAAGGTTTGAAAAGGATCATTGTTTTAGTCTTTGTGATCTACCCTTGCCAAGTTGTTTTAAAGATATTTTTAAGGCAAGCAATCGCATAAAAAAAGCTATTGAGCAAAATGAAAAAGTTGCTATCGTTGGGGATTATGATGTTGATGGCGTGATTTCTTGCGTGATTTTAAGTGAATTTTTTGATGATATAGGCTTTGATTATGTGGTAAAGATTCCAAACCGCTTTAAAGATGGATACGGTCTTAATACAGAAATAGTTCAAGATCTTATAAACAATGATATCAAACTCATCATTACCGTGGATAATGGCATGGCTGCTACTGAGGCGGCAAAGCTTTGCAAGGAAAAAAATATCGATTTGATTATAACCGATCACCATATGCCTTTGGAGGTTTTGCCTGAGGCTTTTGCTATTATCAATCCCAAACAAGCAGATTGTAATTTTCCTAAGGTTGAAATTTGCGGTGCTGAGGTGGCTTGGTATTTGGTGGCTGGGATAAAAAGCGTTTGTAAGCTTAAATATGACATGTGCAAATTTATCGATCTTTTAGCCATAGCCATAGTTGCTGATATGATGGAACTTAGAGATTTAAACAGAGCCTTAGTTAAGCAAGGCTTAAAAAATTTAAATCTTTCTAAAAGACCTGCTTTTAAGGCGATAAAAAGTCATTTTCAAAAGGATAAATTTGAGTTTGATCATATCGGCTTTTTAATCGCTCCTTTGTTAAATTCAGCCGGAAGAATGGATGATGCAAGCTTATCATATAAATTTTTACATACAAAAGATCTTAATGAAGCTCAAATTTATCTCAAGCAAATCATCAATTTCAATGAAAACAGAAAAGAAGAAGAAAAAAATCTTTTTGAAGAATGTTTAGAACAAATCAAAGAAGAAGATCATGCCATTATAGTGAGCAAAAAAGGCTGGCATGAAGGAGTTTTGGGCATAGTAGCAAGCCGTTTGGCAAGACATTTTAACAAGCCCGCCTTTGTCTTTAGCGAATTTGATGACAAAGCAAAGGGAAGTGCTAGAAGTGTTGGCAAAATAGATATTTTAGCCCTTATTGAGAGTCAAAGAGAACTTCTTATGGCTT contains:
- the recJ gene encoding single-stranded-DNA-specific exonuclease RecJ produces the protein MLTLSKKDIFELLQKRFEKDHCFSLCDLPLPSCFKDIFKASNRIKKAIEQNEKVAIVGDYDVDGVISCVILSEFFDDIGFDYVVKIPNRFKDGYGLNTEIVQDLINNDIKLIITVDNGMAATEAAKLCKEKNIDLIITDHHMPLEVLPEAFAIINPKQADCNFPKVEICGAEVAWYLVAGIKSVCKLKYDMCKFIDLLAIAIVADMMELRDLNRALVKQGLKNLNLSKRPAFKAIKSHFQKDKFEFDHIGFLIAPLLNSAGRMDDASLSYKFLHTKDLNEAQIYLKQIINFNENRKEEEKNLFEECLEQIKEEDHAIIVSKKGWHEGVLGIVASRLARHFNKPAFVFSEFDDKAKGSARSVGKIDILALIESQRELLMAFGGHKGAAGLTIEQKNLELFKKNIDTICKEFKEEDFLNTEEILGELDPKDVDFELLELLENFEPYGHKNPRPFFKLNKIIIKNIKTIGKDEKHFKLILTHQNLHLEALYFNCDKQLDVGSEVSCIASVSKNSFRGLITPQLIIKELCSI